One Polyangiaceae bacterium DNA segment encodes these proteins:
- a CDS encoding thioesterase family protein gives MSDPAPSSKSTRLKGFDASLRARWIEAPHAPVDGDFLHEAFLIPDGWLQGRSLFGGLTAAALAALASKHVDAGRTLRSASIQLLRPTRPGPAMGKLRIVREGRTTTFAQAILVQHDEETALASFVFTAPHPTATAIAGPPAFVGPTADSLEDLSYVPGLFPEFTQHVAMRWAQGAPPYSGAETAHFDGYCRFRIPAGGAEGVLGLLDMWPCPSLSVLREPRAASTVTWSAHIAAIPANFEQWFSFSYDTIVGTEGFHVAAGHLHAADGTYVGFTEQLVAIFE, from the coding sequence ATGTCCGACCCAGCGCCTAGCTCCAAGAGCACACGTTTGAAGGGCTTCGATGCCAGCCTGCGCGCGCGCTGGATCGAGGCACCTCATGCCCCGGTGGACGGCGACTTCCTTCACGAGGCGTTCTTGATCCCCGATGGCTGGCTGCAAGGGCGATCGCTCTTCGGCGGGCTGACCGCGGCAGCGTTGGCTGCCCTTGCCAGCAAGCACGTTGACGCCGGTCGCACACTGCGGAGTGCCAGCATTCAGCTGCTACGGCCTACGCGCCCTGGGCCCGCCATGGGAAAGCTCCGCATCGTGCGAGAAGGCAGAACGACCACCTTCGCGCAGGCCATCTTGGTGCAGCACGACGAGGAAACCGCCCTTGCCAGCTTCGTGTTCACGGCGCCTCACCCGACAGCCACAGCGATCGCAGGTCCGCCTGCCTTCGTCGGACCAACCGCAGATTCGCTGGAAGATCTGAGCTATGTGCCGGGGCTTTTTCCCGAGTTCACGCAGCACGTCGCGATGCGCTGGGCCCAGGGCGCCCCACCCTACTCGGGGGCGGAGACTGCGCACTTCGATGGCTACTGCCGCTTCCGCATCCCGGCCGGCGGCGCCGAGGGCGTGCTCGGCCTCCTCGACATGTGGCCTTGCCCGTCTTTGTCGGTACTGCGCGAGCCACGCGCCGCCAGCACGGTGACCTGGTCGGCACACATCGCAGCGATACCGGCGAACTTCGAGCAGTGGTTCAGCTTTTCCTACGACACCATCGTGGGCACGGAAGGCTTCCACGTCGCCGCGGGCCATCTTCACGCCGCGGACGGGACCTACGTTGGCTTCACGGAGCAACTGGTCGCCATCTTCGAGTGA